The Eremothecium gossypii ATCC 10895 chromosome IV, complete sequence genome contains a region encoding:
- the RPL35A gene encoding 60S ribosomal protein uL29 (Syntenic homolog of Saccharomyces cerevisiae YDL191W (RPL35A) and YDL136W (RPL35B); 1-intron), with the protein MAGVKAFELRTKSKEQLEQQLISLKQELAALKVQKLSRPSLPKINTVRKSIARVLTVINQNQRQAVRELYKGKKYQPKDLRAKKTRALRRALTKFEAAQITEKQRKKQIAFPQRKYAIKA; encoded by the exons ATG GCCGGTGTTAAAGCTTTTGAATTGAGAACCAAGTCCAAGGAGCAACTGGAGCAACAGTTGATCTCCTTGAAGCAGGAGTTGGCTGCTTTGAAGGTCCAGAAGCTATCCAGACCATCCTTGCCAAAGATCAACACCGTCAGAAAGAGCATTGCTCGTGTCTTGACCGTCATCAACCAGAACCAGAGACAGGCTGTCAGAGAGTTGTACAAGGGCAAGAAGTACCAGCCAAAGGACTTGAGAGCAAAGAAGACCAGAGCTTTGAGAAGAGCTTTGACGAAGTTCGAGGCTGCTCAGATCACTGAGAAGCAGAGAAAGAAGCAGATTGCTTTCCCACAAAGAAAGTACGCTATTAAGGCCTAA
- the NUS1 gene encoding ditrans,polycis-polyprenyl diphosphate synthase (Syntenic homolog of Saccharomyces cerevisiae YDL193W (NUS1)), with protein sequence MTSKVTKKVRESHSACDDQQHSSRARGTAAEGAPSNVVQPSLGDLKKLAEYTLSTPTSNECINKRLRSTNVQEVKLGGLQFLFYKTLLLCLYMAYAFYRYFQYQYNRLRIKLLNLAYSPSNTPQLIRQDVLKLQKVPKRLAAILAYKSEGEVGGGVNGLINDGSNVVCWTVSAGIKHLSLYDHDGVLKANVHQFRQGVYDTLARYYGPNNVPKFAIRIPHLNTVYFNKPEDETQVAEEPSRETHKVAIEVSLLSVRDGRETIVDLTKAMADLCKSGDLKLEEITMKLVDTELTQLVGVEPDLLLYFGPHLDLQGYPPWHIRLTEFYWEEDNDEVMYSVFIRGLIQYSTCKVNLGK encoded by the coding sequence ATGACGAGCAAGGTTACAAAGAAAGTTAGAGAGTCGCACAGTGCATGTGACGACCAGCAGCATAGTTCTCGGGCTCGCGGCACTGCAGCAGAGGGAGCGCCTAGTAACGTGGTTCAACCGTCCCTCGGTGATTTGAAGAAACTCGCAGAATACACACTCTCCACCCCTACGTCGAACGAGTGCATTAATAAACGGCTGCGGTCCACGAACGTGCAGGAGGTGAAGCTGGGGGGACTGCAGTTTCTGTTTTACAAGACGCTACTACTGTGTCTTTACATGGCATATGCGTTCTACCGATACTTCCAATACCAGTACAACAGGCTGCGTATCAAACTACTGAATCTGGCCTACTCGCCGTCCAATACCCCGCAGCTGATCAGACAGGACGTGCTAAAGTTGCAGAAGGTCCCTAAGCGGCTGGCAGCGATTTTGGCATACAAGTCTGAAGGGGAGGTCGGCGGTGGCGTCAACGGCTTGATAAACGACGGAAGCAACGTAGTATGCTGGACTGTGTCTGCGGGCATCAAGCACCTGTCGCTTTATGATCATGACGGGGTGCTCAAGGCCAACGTGCACCAGTTCCGCCAGGGCGTGTACGATACCCTGGCGCGCTACTACGGCCCCAACAACGTCCCCAAGTTCGCGATACGCATCCCCCACCTGAACACGGTCTACTTCAACAAGCCGGAGGACGAGACGCAGGTGGCGGAGGAACCCAGCAGGGAGACGCACAAGGTCGCAATCGAGGTTTCCCTGCTCTCGGTGCGTGATGGCCGCGAGACCATAGTGGACCTGACAAAGGCAATGGCAGATCTCTGCAAATCAGGAGACCTCAAGCTTGAGGAGATCACCATGAAGCTGGTCGATACCGAACTCACTCAGCTGGTCGGCGTTGAGCCAGACCTCCTGCTCTACTTCGGGCCGCATCTGGACCTACAGGGCTACCCGCCTTGGCATATCCGTTTGACGGAGTTCTACTGGGAGGAAGACAATGACGAGGTCATGTATTCTGTCTTCATCCGAGGCCTGATACAGTATTCTACCTGCAAGGTCAACCTGGGGAAATGA
- a CDS encoding ADR094Wp (Syntenic homolog of Saccharomyces cerevisiae YDL192W (ARF1) and YDL137W (ARF2); 1-intron) — MGVSFSKLFSNLFGHKEMRILMVGLDGAGKTTVLYKLKLGEVVTTIPTIGFNVETVEYKNISFTVWDVGGQDKIRPLWRHYFRNTEGIIFVVDSNDRSRIAEAREVLQRMLNEDEIRNAVLLVFANKQDLPEAMSAAEITEKLGLHSIRQRPWYIQATCATSGEGLYEGLEWLSTNLKNQA; from the coding sequence ATGGGTGTTTCGTTCTCGAAGTTGTTTAGCAACCTTTTTGGTCACAAAGAGATGCGGATCTTGATGGTTGGTCTAGACGGTGCCGGTAAGACCACCGTTTTGTACAAATTGAAGTTGGGCGAGGTTGTCACGACCATCCCCACCATCGGGTTCAACGTGGAGACCGTCGAATACAAGAACATCTCGTTCACCGTCTGGGATGTTGGTGGACAGGACAAGATCAGACCTTTGTGGAGACACTACTTCAGAAACACAGAGGGCATTATCTTCGTCGTGGACTCTAACGACAGATCCCGTATTGCCGAGGCCAGAGAGGTATTGCAGAGAATGTTGAACGAGGACGAGATCAGAAACGCGGTGCTGTTGGTCTTCGCCAACAAGCAGGATTTGCCGGAGGCCATGTCCGCGGCCGAAATCACCGAGAAATTGGGCCTCCACTCCATCAGACAGCGTCCTTGGTACATCCAGGCCACCTGTGCAACTTCTGGGGAGGGCCTATACGAGGGCTTGGAATGGTTGAGCACCAACTTGAAGAACCAAGCATGA
- a CDS encoding ADR093Wp (NOHBY425; No homolog in Saccharomyces cerevisiae; Syntenic homolog of Saccharomyces kluyveri SAKL0F10318g), which produces MKDAVSTGQNDGVSILLLGLAASGKTTLLRQLQLGNVSASTVDGLPVETVAYRNVVLSSWDPSRAVDHAAFASSRHERCKALIFVVDAADRAGIDAARATLHTLLDDCALRARPLLLLANKTDLPDALPDGELCDLLGLAGGLPRPWRLQAVSAARRTGIYPGLEWLTATLESGRSGRPAQFAAARSIGAAVSD; this is translated from the coding sequence ATGAAAGACGCCGTGTCTACCGGCCAGAACGATGGTGTGTCTATCCTGCTTCTAGGTCTTGCCGCGTCGGGCAAAACCACGCTGCTCCGGCAGCTCCAGCTCGGAAATGTGTCGGCCAGCACAGTCGACGGCCTGCCGGTCGAAACCGTCGCATACAGAAATGTAGTGCTGAGCTCCTGGGACCCCAGTCGCGCCGTAGATCACGCCGCATTCGCCTCGTCTCGCCACGAGCGCTGCAAGGCGCTGATTTTCGTCGTCGACGCCGCAGACCGCGCCGGCATCGacgccgcccgcgccacACTGCACACACTGCTCGACGACTGCGCGCTACGAGCccggccgctgctgctgctcgccAACAAGACAGATCTGCCCGACGCCCTGCCCGACGGCGAGCTTTGCGACTTGCTCGGCCTCGCCGGCGGCCTGCCGCGCCCCTGGCGCCTACAGGCCGTttccgccgcccgccgcacCGGCATCTACCCCGGCCTGGAGTGGCTCACGGCCACCCTCGAGTCCGGCCGCAGCGGGCGCCCCGCCCAGTTCGCCGCTGCCCGCAGCATCGGCGCTGCCGTCAGCGACTAG
- a CDS encoding sugar porter family MFS transporter (Syntenic homolog of Saccharomyces cerevisiae YDL194W (SNF3) and YDL138W (RGT2)) produces the protein MLKSVEKLTLPQVISQRLTFHYRLRRKPEEIEENCISSETSDEKHSKGCNDQKNASHYEQPVMVTDLRDDSEGFSIQETELERPAMRQSNKMSILVGIFVAVGGFLYGYDTGLINSITEMSFVKKHFAPNHVNFTSMEMSILVSFLSLGTFIGALAAPLLADSYGRKSTVIFSTFIVFLVGTSLQVSATSMALLVAGRVASGVAVGLISVVVPLYQGEAAQKWCRGAIICTYQWAITWGLLVSSAVSQGTYLRNDASSYRIPIALQYVWCIILGSGMLLLPESPRYYVLRDQLDKAALSLSFLRGVPHDDAGLLEELVEIKANYDYEMSLKSSSYLDCFRTSEHRPKQQIRMLSGILLQAFQQFSGINFIFYYGVNFFSSTGISKSYLVSFVTYAVNVVFNIPGLFLVEYAGRRKLLLVGGVLMTISNFIIAIVGVSTDSVIAKKVMIVFICMFIAAFSATWGGVVWVMSAEMYPLGVRSKCAAICAASNWLVNFVCAMITPYLIDISSYTSRLGSTIFFVWGSLNAIGVMVVYLTVYETSGLTLEEINELYRRCPSSLASCAWNRRIKSSPEDYHLTVTGRCAPSEHQDHVDLGNGLCLATYHRAPPSIISESSNSSSDSVVNSGAGAGGPAAAPAGINAYMSDLMNNIVVNTHSTPAAGTST, from the coding sequence ATGCTGAAAAGTGTTGAGAAGTTAACACTTCCACAAGTAATATCACAGAGGCTTACTTTCCACTATCGACTGAGGCGCAAGCCTGAGGAGATAGAGGAGAACTGCATCTCATCCGAGACCTCCGATGAGAAGCACTCGAAGGGCTGCAACGATCAGAAGAATGCAAGCCACTATGAGCAGCCTGTGATGGTGACCGATTTGAGAGATGATTCAGAAGGGTTTTCCATCCAGGAGACCGAACTAGAACGGCCAGCGATGCGACAGTCTAATAAGATGTCAATTCTGGTGGGCATATTTGTTGCGGTCGGTGGCTTTCTATATGGGTACGATACCGGCCTCATTAACAGTATCACCGAGATGAGCTTCGTCAAGAAGCATTTTGCACCCAATCATGTCAACTTTACCTCGATGGAGATGTCCATACTTGTCTCTTTCCTGTCACTTGGGACCTTCATTGGTGCACTTGCGGCCCCGCTGCTGGCAGACTCCTACGGAAGAAAATCGACTGTCATATTCAGTACATTCATAGTGTTCTTGGTGGGCACGTCGCTGCAGGTCAGCGCAACTAGTATGGCGCTTCTAGTGGCAGGTCGTGTTGCCTCCGGGGTGGCTGTGGGACTAATATCTGTGGTTGTGCCGTTATACCAAGGCGAAGCGGCGCAGAAATGGTGTCGTGGTGCCATTATCTGTACATATCAGTGGGCCATAACCTGGGGGTTGCTTGTCTCGAGCGCTGTTTCTCAGGGCACATATCTGAGGAACGACGCCTCGTCCTACAGAATACCAATTGCGCTGCAATACGTGTGGTGCATCATTCTTGGGTCGGGAATGCTTCTGCTGCCAGAGAGCCCACGTTATTACGTCCTGAGGGACCAGCTGGACAAGGCCGCTCTATCCCTGTCCTTCTTGCGAGGAGTGCCGCACGATGACGCCGGCCTCCTGGAAGAACTGGTAGAGATCAAGGCGAACTATGACTATGAGATGTCGTTGAAGTCATCTTCGTATCTTGACTGTTTTCGAACTAGTGAGCACAGACCCAAGCAGCAAATTAGGATGCTTTCAGGGATTTTGTTGCAGGCATTCCAGCAGTTTTCGGGCATCAATTTCATTTTCTATTACGGGGTCAACTTCTTCAGCAGCACAGGCATTAGCAAGAGCTATCTTGTATCGTTCGTTACTTACGCCGTAAATGTCGTCTTCAACATACCCGGTCTATTTCTCGTCGAGTATGCTGGCCGCCGGAAGCTGCTTCTGGTCGGCGGCGTGCTGATGACCATCTCCAATTTCATCATCGCAATAGTGGGTGTGTCCACCGATTCAGTTATCGCTAAGAAGGTTATGATCGTGTTCATCTGCATGTTCATCGCCGCATTCTCCGCAACTTGGGGAGGCGTCGTCTGGGTCATGTCCGCCGAGATGTATCCGTTGGGCGTCCGCTCCAAATGCGCGGCCATCTGCGCGGCATCCAACTGGCTCGTTAACTTTGTCTGCGCGATGATTACCCCGTACCTCATTGATATAAGCTCCTACACGTCCCGCCTCGGTAGCACCATCTTCTTTGTCTGGGGTTCGCTCAACGCCATTGGCGTTATGGTCGTCTACCTGACTGTCTATGAGACCAGCGGTCTAACACTCGAAGAAATTAATGAACTCTACCGCCGCTGTCCATCCAGCCTGGCGTCCTGTGCATGGAACCGGCGTATCAAAAGTTCCCCAGAAGACTACCACCTCACCGTCACCGGCCGGTGCGCTCCCAGTGAACACCAAGACCATGTCGATCTCGGCAACGGTCTCTGTCTGGCCACGTATCACCGTGCCCCGCCTTCAATAATTTCGGAATCCTCCAATAGCAGTAGCGACAGCGTTGTCAATTccggcgctggcgctggcggtcccgctgccgcgcctGCGGGCATCAACGCTTACATGTCTGACCTAATGAACAATATTGTCGTAAACACACATTCTACTCCCGCAGCAGGCACAAGTACATAG